One genomic segment of Helianthus annuus cultivar XRQ/B chromosome 14, HanXRQr2.0-SUNRISE, whole genome shotgun sequence includes these proteins:
- the LOC118486594 gene encoding uncharacterized protein LOC118486594 — translation MDFTWRLRPQGEYYDPEDIYGDEPRVFSVKINHGGEFTDYPGREYVNGKVSYIDWVEFDKFSVDVLREMLKDIGYSVDDVFNFFVKDPNVCLDFGLRHFTDDDELDYVYDQLRKGCKLVDLYVEIGESRIKDSTVMSLALLDNVGEDNVVEDESESSEAVSEGESESSDKENSDEEDPDYTFGQEPDNPVFDYEVDMSQFKACVDFDPDEVNETIRDARNENTEEELRQEDITCDHEDFSDKDDNCTLLEKVAKKVRKKRKITGNVSDSYLPFSIGQLIPDKKQLNDMVKTYAVKSRRQIYILKNDKLRFRVICLGTNPTLGSTEGQNSKFRGVGLKQDKRHLKPTCPWAVQISRRTEKESWCVKTITSQHHCLQTREVGLYTMSQIAKEIQPMIESNPDMPLPAIQDMLVKNHQLNVSIQKVFRARARVGRMWRMLYMHQVRMWRMLYKHQVRIKLQVEKTKPGRSVASVEAWVTTVGLARAWEGRMFKNLNLYHKIMQFMYAVDVQLQFV, via the exons ATGGACTTCACATGGCGTCTTCGTCCTCAAGGTGAATACTACGATCCTGAAGATATATATG GGGATGAACCTAGAGTATTTTCTGTAAAGATTAACCATGGAGGTGAGTTTACTGATTATCCAGGAAGGGAGTATGTCAACGGTAAGGTTAGTTACATTGACTGGGTTGAGTTTGATAAGTTTAGTGTTGATGTTCTTCGTGAAATGCTGAAAGATATAGGTTACTCTGTAGATGATGTGTTCAATTTTTTTGTTAAGGATCCTAATGTCTGTTTGGATTTTGGTCTTAGACACTTTACTGATGATGATGAGTTAGATTATGTGTATGACCAACTTAGAAAAGGATGCAAGTTAGTAGATTTGTATGTTGAAATAGGAGAATCTAGAATCAAGGATTCAACTGTAATGAGCTTGGCTTTACTAGATAATGTGGGTGAAGATAATGTGGTTGAGGATGAGTCAGAAAGTAGCGAGGCAGTTTCTGAGGGTGAGTCAGAAAGTAGTGATAAAGAGAACAGTGATGAAGAAGATCCAGATTACACATTTGGTCAGGAACCAGATAATCCAGTGTTTGATTATGAAGTAGATATGAGTCAGTTCAAGGCATGTGTTGACTTTGATCCTGATGAAGTCAATGAGACAATTAGGGATGCTAGAAATGAGAATACTGAAGAAGAACTTAGGCAGGAAGATATAACTTGTGATCATGAGGATTTTAGTGATAAAGATGATAACTGTACACTGCTGGAGAAGGTTGCCAAGAAggtaaggaagaaaagaaaaattaCAGGTAATGTTAGTGACTCATACCTCCCATTTTCAATTGGTCAATTAATACCAGATAAAAAACAATTGAATGACATGGTTAAGACATATGCTGTTAAGAGTAGAAGGCAGATTTACATATTAAAAAATGATAAGTTGAGGTTCAGAGTTATTTGTCTTGGGACTAATCCTACTTTGGGTTCTACTGAGGGGCAGAATAGTAAATTTAGAGGGGTAGGGTTAAAACAAGATAAAAGGCACTTGAAGCCCACTTGTCCTTGGGCGGTTCAGATCTCCAGGAGAACTGAAAAGGAATCTTGGTGTGTGAAAACCATTACCTCACAACATCATTGCCTCCAAACAAGAGAAGTGGGCCTGTACACCATGTCTCAGATAGCTAAGGAGATCCAACCCATGATCGAGTCAAACCCTGACATGCCTTTGCCAGCCATACAGGATATGCTTGTGAAGAACCATCAGTTGAATGTTTCAATCCAGAAAGTGTTTAGGGCAAGGGCCAGGGTGGGGAGAATGTGGAGAATGTTGTACATGCACCAAGTGAGAATGTGGAGAATGTTGTACAAGCACCAAGTGAGAATCAAGTTGCAGGTGGAGAAAACAAAACCAGGAAGAAGTGTGGCAAGTGTGGAAGCCTGGGTCACAACAGTAGGACTTGCAAGGGCCTGGGAGGGGAGAATGTTCAAGAATCTCAATCTGTATCACAAG ATTATGCAATTTATGTATGCAGTTGATGTTCAACTGCAGTTTGTGTAG